A region of Thermobifida halotolerans DNA encodes the following proteins:
- a CDS encoding DUF4178 domain-containing protein, with protein MLTTTLFAVAALVVFVVIVVVYLVVRGRTASAPPPPAPRAPQDPFAEQGTQGDPRTLKVGDMLDFGVERVWVRGTLRLSEGGWEWAEHFVNDGGGGERRWLSVEEDPDVQVVLWTARPDLEMVPGPRELDVEGVRYRLVERGTASYRSEGTTGLRASGGMDYADYEGPGGKHLSFERFDHGAWEASLGVDVAPGGFTIYPSS; from the coding sequence GTGCTCACAACGACCCTGTTCGCAGTCGCCGCACTCGTCGTGTTCGTGGTGATCGTGGTGGTCTACCTGGTGGTCCGGGGCCGTACGGCGAGTGCGCCGCCCCCGCCCGCGCCCAGGGCCCCGCAGGATCCCTTCGCAGAGCAGGGCACCCAGGGCGACCCGCGCACCCTCAAGGTCGGCGACATGCTCGACTTCGGCGTCGAACGCGTCTGGGTGCGCGGCACGCTGCGGCTCTCCGAGGGCGGCTGGGAGTGGGCCGAGCACTTCGTCAACGACGGAGGAGGCGGGGAGCGCCGCTGGCTGTCGGTCGAGGAGGACCCCGACGTGCAGGTCGTCCTGTGGACCGCCCGGCCCGACCTGGAAATGGTTCCCGGCCCCAGGGAACTCGACGTCGAAGGAGTGCGGTACCGCCTCGTGGAGCGCGGCACCGCCTCCTACCGCTCCGAGGGCACCACGGGACTGCGCGCCAGCGGCGGCATGGACTACGCCGACTACGAGGGCCCCGGCGGAAAGCACCTGTCGTTCGAACGGTTCGACCACGGCGCCTGGGAGGCCAGCCTCGGAGTCGACGTCGCACCGGGCGGCTTCACCATCTACCCGAGTAGCTGA
- a CDS encoding Lrp/AsnC family transcriptional regulator, with amino-acid sequence MASDERRRPRRLPDRVDQVIINALAEDARTGVTELAELANVSRATAYNRIKRLTDDGVIRGYSAVVDHAKMGLGITALILVSGSQPDWRANREIISAYPEVEYCWYVAGSADIVLLVRLTDTDQLRDLVLTRLQSLPGVNATQTLTVIDEVVHRPVVRPAE; translated from the coding sequence ATGGCCAGTGACGAGCGGCGGCGGCCCAGGAGGCTGCCCGACAGGGTCGACCAGGTGATCATCAACGCCCTCGCCGAGGACGCGCGCACCGGCGTCACCGAACTCGCCGAACTCGCCAACGTCTCCCGGGCCACCGCCTACAACCGCATCAAACGGCTCACCGACGACGGCGTGATCCGCGGCTACTCGGCCGTCGTCGACCACGCCAAGATGGGCCTCGGCATCACCGCCCTCATCCTCGTCTCCGGCAGCCAGCCCGACTGGCGGGCCAACCGCGAGATCATCTCCGCCTACCCGGAGGTCGAATACTGCTGGTATGTGGCCGGATCGGCCGACATCGTGCTGCTGGTGCGGCTCACCGACACCGACCAGCTACGCGACCTCGTCCTCACCCGGCTGCAGTCGCTGCCCGGCGTCAACGCCACCCAGACCCTCACCGTCATCGACGAGGTCGTGCACCGGCCGGTGGTCAGACCCGCGGAGTGA
- a CDS encoding response regulator codes for MPADPPIRVLLVDDDPLVRAGLTMMLGGAPDLRVVGEAGDGGQALSLVDEHSPDVVLMDIRMPSVDGLAATERLRARPRAPEVIVLTTFDADRHVLRALRAGAAGFLLKDTPPEEIVAAVRQVARGYPVLSPEVTRRLIARVAESGRDRRRARAAERLSVLNAREHEVAVAVGHGMSNAQIGAALHLSVPTVKTHVSSVLAKLDCTNRVQVALLVHDAGLLDGGE; via the coding sequence ATGCCCGCCGATCCACCGATCAGGGTGCTGCTCGTCGACGACGACCCGCTGGTGCGCGCCGGGCTGACGATGATGCTGGGCGGCGCGCCGGACCTGCGCGTGGTCGGCGAGGCGGGCGACGGCGGCCAAGCCCTCTCCCTGGTTGACGAGCACTCCCCCGACGTGGTGCTGATGGACATCCGCATGCCGTCGGTGGACGGGCTGGCCGCCACCGAGCGGCTGCGCGCCCGCCCGCGCGCGCCGGAGGTCATCGTGCTGACCACGTTCGACGCCGACCGCCACGTACTGCGCGCCCTGCGCGCCGGGGCCGCCGGGTTCCTGCTCAAGGACACCCCTCCCGAGGAGATCGTGGCGGCGGTGCGGCAGGTGGCACGGGGGTATCCGGTGCTGTCGCCGGAGGTGACCCGCAGGCTCATCGCGCGGGTCGCGGAGTCCGGCCGGGACCGGCGGCGCGCCCGCGCCGCCGAGCGCCTGTCGGTGCTCAACGCCCGCGAACACGAGGTCGCCGTCGCGGTCGGCCACGGCATGTCCAACGCCCAGATCGGCGCCGCGCTGCACCTGAGCGTGCCCACGGTCAAGACGCACGTCTCCAGCGTCCTGGCCAAGCTCGACTGCACCAACCGGGTGCAGGTGGCGCTGCTGGTCCACGACGCGGGCCTGCTCGACGGCGGGGAGTGA
- a CDS encoding DUF350 domain-containing protein encodes MYPLLIDIIACLAYGVVGIALMALGYLIVDLLTPGKLHELIWEHRNRNATLIVASNILGVAVVVATAIATSAEGLAAGLVTTAVYGIVGLAIMALAFLLIDLLTPGKLGSIVADTELHPAAWVNASAHVAVALIVATAIY; translated from the coding sequence ATGTATCCGCTGCTCATCGACATCATCGCCTGCCTGGCCTACGGTGTGGTCGGAATCGCGCTGATGGCCCTGGGTTACCTGATCGTCGACCTGCTCACCCCCGGCAAACTGCACGAACTGATCTGGGAGCACCGCAACCGCAACGCCACCCTCATCGTGGCCTCCAACATCCTGGGCGTGGCCGTCGTGGTCGCCACGGCCATCGCCACCAGCGCGGAGGGCCTGGCCGCCGGACTGGTCACCACCGCGGTCTACGGGATCGTGGGCCTGGCCATCATGGCCCTGGCCTTCCTCCTCATCGACCTGCTCACCCCCGGCAAGCTCGGCTCGATCGTCGCCGACACCGAACTGCACCCCGCGGCCTGGGTCAACGCCTCCGCGCACGTCGCGGTCGCGCTGATCGTGGCCACCGCCATCTACTGA
- a CDS encoding sensor histidine kinase: MNGSARRRSLRDWLVDFCLFASAVAWGFLTSAVRIEEGAVPGVVPVWLFNLDQLVGVLGCAALWLRRRWPTGLAVTLVLLSAYFEMVAGAMLAALFTVAVHRPPRTGSAVFALSLLTAFGYVLLRPEPGVPGILLFLLGAAFQGAATGWGLFVHHRRRLVASLRERAERAEVEARLRVEQTQREVREEIAREIHDVLGHRLSLLSVHAGALEYRPDAPAEDVARAARVIRESSHRALQDLREVIGVLRAPVGELPQPAFADIRQLVDDAERAGTRVRLRDEVAKDVPDPPGRTAYRVVQEALTNARKHAPGGEVDVRVTGAPGSGLEVEVVNAAPVSGDDGVPGAAGAAGAGRGLVGLAERVSLAGGSLEHGPTADGGWRVAARLPWLS, encoded by the coding sequence ATGAACGGATCCGCGCGCCGCCGCAGCCTCCGCGACTGGCTGGTCGACTTCTGCCTGTTCGCGTCCGCGGTGGCCTGGGGCTTCCTGACGTCCGCGGTCCGCATCGAGGAGGGCGCGGTCCCCGGCGTGGTCCCGGTGTGGCTGTTCAACCTCGACCAACTGGTGGGTGTGCTGGGCTGCGCGGCGCTGTGGCTGCGCCGCCGGTGGCCGACCGGGCTGGCCGTGACGCTGGTGCTGTTGTCGGCCTACTTCGAGATGGTGGCCGGGGCGATGCTGGCGGCGCTGTTCACGGTCGCCGTGCACCGGCCTCCGCGCACCGGTTCGGCCGTCTTCGCGCTGAGTCTGCTCACCGCGTTCGGCTACGTGCTGCTGCGTCCCGAACCCGGCGTGCCCGGCATCCTGCTGTTCCTGCTGGGTGCGGCGTTCCAGGGCGCCGCGACCGGCTGGGGGCTTTTTGTCCACCACCGCCGCCGCCTCGTGGCGTCCCTGCGGGAGCGGGCCGAGCGCGCCGAGGTGGAGGCGCGCCTGCGCGTCGAGCAGACCCAGCGGGAGGTCCGTGAGGAGATCGCGCGGGAGATCCACGACGTGCTCGGGCACCGGCTGTCGCTGCTGAGCGTGCACGCCGGGGCGCTGGAGTACCGCCCCGACGCGCCCGCCGAGGACGTCGCCCGCGCGGCCCGCGTCATCCGGGAAAGCTCCCACCGGGCGCTGCAGGACCTGCGGGAGGTCATCGGGGTGCTGCGCGCCCCCGTCGGGGAGCTGCCGCAGCCCGCCTTCGCCGACATCCGGCAACTGGTCGACGACGCCGAGCGGGCCGGAACACGGGTGCGGCTACGTGACGAGGTGGCGAAAGACGTGCCCGATCCGCCGGGCCGCACCGCCTATCGGGTGGTGCAGGAGGCGCTGACCAACGCCCGCAAGCACGCGCCGGGCGGCGAGGTGGACGTGCGCGTGACCGGGGCGCCGGGCTCGGGACTGGAGGTGGAGGTGGTCAATGCCGCGCCCGTGTCCGGAGACGATGGCGTCCCGGGGGCGGCGGGCGCGGCCGGGGCCGGGCGGGGCCTGGTCGGCCTGGCCGAACGGGTGTCCCTGGCAGGGGGGAGCCTGGAGCACGGACCGACTGCCGACGGCGGTTGGCGGGTCGCCGCCCGGCTACCCTGGCTGTCGTGA
- a CDS encoding Lrp/AsnC family transcriptional regulator yields the protein MPQRYRLDDHDRSIIEVLKEDGRAPLAHVGERVGLSPDAVRGRMNRLADDGVVRILGLVDPASLGYRCLATVGMRYHGSPEALTEALHSHPRVTYLQQVVGEYNVLCEITAYDDADLADVISQSLLTVEGVRDFEVWRNLTVLKWESRARPRPPVGERAPAVRPVLDQGDIELLRHLVENPRASYRELAARADLPYWAVRKRTQALFDTGTIQATAVVDRIKVQPTTLAMMGLKLGGTVRDDLAQLASFPEIAILTTTVGRYQAVAEVSCDSSVALSDLVERVLALNAVRDLSVLIYGATLVLPRPWRFDPA from the coding sequence TTGCCTCAGCGCTACCGCCTCGACGACCACGACCGCAGCATCATCGAGGTGCTGAAGGAGGACGGCCGGGCGCCCCTCGCCCACGTCGGGGAACGGGTGGGCCTGTCCCCCGACGCCGTGCGCGGCCGGATGAACCGACTCGCCGACGACGGCGTGGTGCGCATCCTCGGTCTGGTCGACCCCGCCAGTCTCGGCTACCGGTGCCTGGCCACCGTGGGGATGCGCTACCACGGCTCTCCCGAGGCGCTGACCGAGGCGCTGCACAGCCACCCGCGGGTGACCTACCTGCAGCAGGTGGTCGGCGAGTACAACGTCCTCTGCGAGATCACCGCCTACGACGACGCCGACCTCGCCGACGTGATCAGCCAGTCGCTGCTGACCGTCGAGGGGGTCCGCGACTTCGAGGTGTGGCGCAACCTCACGGTCCTCAAGTGGGAGAGCCGGGCCCGCCCCCGCCCGCCCGTCGGCGAGCGGGCCCCCGCCGTGCGGCCCGTGCTCGACCAGGGCGACATCGAGCTGCTGCGGCACCTCGTGGAGAACCCCCGGGCCTCCTACCGGGAACTGGCGGCCCGGGCCGACCTCCCCTACTGGGCGGTGCGCAAGCGCACCCAGGCCCTGTTCGACACCGGGACCATCCAGGCCACCGCGGTCGTGGACCGCATCAAGGTGCAGCCCACGACCCTGGCCATGATGGGTCTCAAACTGGGCGGGACCGTCCGGGACGACCTCGCGCAACTCGCCTCCTTCCCGGAGATCGCGATACTCACCACCACGGTCGGCCGCTACCAGGCCGTCGCCGAGGTGTCCTGCGACTCGTCTGTGGCACTGTCCGACCTCGTCGAACGGGTGCTCGCGCTGAACGCGGTCCGGGACCTGTCGGTGCTGATCTACGGCGCCACACTGGTGCTCCCGCGGCCCTGGCGGTTCGACCCCGCCTGA
- a CDS encoding DUF2617 family protein, translated as MHTTVDVPFSDTRAADLAWSITHPPVAPLATRTVRLAGARVELRVLGASHQVVLDHGTARLVETVACLPGAVGGLPGERAPRVPGVARHHFASSVRCLDPAEFTARTTAVRDRLADRPDALLATFPGDPLAVTALLATAAGPVLHWRSWHAYPQTGELVTTMSTTVLSPPPPGRETPGHGR; from the coding sequence ATGCACACCACCGTCGACGTCCCCTTCAGTGACACCCGCGCCGCCGACCTCGCGTGGAGCATCACCCACCCGCCCGTCGCACCGCTGGCGACCAGGACCGTGCGCCTGGCGGGCGCCCGCGTGGAACTGCGTGTACTGGGCGCCTCCCACCAGGTGGTCCTCGACCACGGCACGGCACGGCTGGTCGAGACCGTCGCCTGCCTGCCCGGGGCGGTCGGCGGCCTGCCCGGCGAGAGGGCGCCGCGCGTTCCGGGAGTGGCCCGCCACCACTTCGCCAGCTCCGTGCGCTGTCTGGACCCCGCCGAGTTCACCGCGCGTACCACCGCGGTGCGCGACCGGTTGGCCGACCGCCCCGACGCGCTGCTGGCCACCTTCCCCGGTGACCCCCTCGCCGTCACCGCGCTGCTCGCCACCGCCGCGGGACCGGTGCTGCACTGGCGCAGTTGGCACGCCTACCCGCAGACCGGCGAACTCGTCACCACGATGTCCACCACCGTCCTGAGCCCCCCGCCCCCCGGAAGGGAGACCCCCGGCCATGGCCGCTGA
- a CDS encoding polyamine aminopropyltransferase, with translation MGDTTGAAEAAGTAERLPLPPRPARFAVLFAVFVCAACGLVYELALVALGSYLLGDTITQASVVLAVMVFAMGIGSLASKRLTAHPALWFAVVEGALSLVGGLSVLMLYAAFAWFSLYQPALVGLSFLIGALIGAEIPLLMTLIQRIRRQEAASAVADLFAADYVGGLIGGLAFPFLLLPVFGLLEGVLLVGMVNAVTGMAVVLWLFRRSLSRAGVVGLASGLALVMAVSSSALALSDRFEVDARQALYRDPVVYATRTDYQEIVLTENLPRTDLRLFLNGDLQFSSRDEYRYHESLVHPVLDGPRGDVLVLGGGDGLALREILEYGDVARVVLVDLDPAVVELARSHPAISALNHRAFDDERVTVVSDDAFTWLRGNTDRFDAVVVDLPDPDDVSTAKLYSVEFYGLVRQAMAEDARAVVQAGSPYFASRAYWSVGESLREAGLHTTPYNVDVPSFGNWGFFLARTDRAPELGLAADAPETGFLDEAVLAAAQVFPKDRRPGAEGEAQPSTLLNPRIIDYHQDAWKGY, from the coding sequence ATGGGCGATACCACCGGGGCCGCGGAGGCGGCGGGCACGGCCGAAAGGCTTCCCCTGCCACCGCGGCCCGCCCGGTTCGCGGTGCTGTTCGCGGTGTTCGTCTGCGCCGCGTGCGGCCTCGTCTACGAGCTCGCCCTGGTCGCCCTGGGCAGCTACCTGCTCGGCGACACCATCACCCAGGCGTCCGTGGTGCTGGCGGTGATGGTGTTCGCCATGGGCATCGGCTCCCTGGCGTCGAAGCGGCTCACCGCGCACCCGGCGCTCTGGTTCGCCGTGGTCGAGGGAGCGCTGTCGCTGGTCGGCGGCCTGTCGGTGCTGATGCTGTACGCGGCGTTCGCCTGGTTCTCCCTCTACCAGCCCGCCCTGGTCGGCCTCTCCTTCCTCATCGGCGCGCTCATCGGCGCGGAGATCCCGCTGCTGATGACGCTCATCCAGCGCATCCGCAGACAGGAGGCGGCCAGCGCCGTCGCCGACCTGTTCGCCGCCGACTACGTGGGCGGCCTGATCGGCGGACTCGCCTTCCCCTTCCTGCTGCTGCCCGTGTTCGGCCTGCTCGAAGGGGTGCTGCTGGTCGGCATGGTCAACGCGGTCACCGGCATGGCCGTCGTGCTGTGGCTGTTCCGCCGCTCGCTGAGCAGAGCGGGCGTCGTCGGACTGGCGTCCGGACTGGCCCTGGTCATGGCCGTGTCGTCGAGCGCGCTGGCGCTGTCGGACCGCTTCGAGGTCGACGCGCGCCAGGCCCTGTACCGCGACCCCGTCGTCTACGCGACGCGCACCGACTACCAGGAGATCGTCCTCACCGAGAACCTGCCCCGCACCGATTTGCGCCTGTTCCTCAACGGCGACCTGCAGTTCTCCTCCCGGGACGAGTACCGCTACCACGAGTCGCTGGTCCACCCCGTGCTGGACGGCCCGCGCGGCGACGTCCTGGTGCTGGGCGGCGGCGACGGCCTGGCGCTGCGCGAGATCCTCGAATACGGCGACGTGGCACGCGTGGTGCTGGTCGACCTGGACCCGGCCGTGGTGGAACTGGCCCGCAGCCACCCCGCGATCAGCGCGCTCAACCACCGCGCGTTCGACGACGAGCGGGTCACGGTCGTCAGCGACGACGCCTTCACGTGGCTGCGCGGCAACACCGACCGCTTCGACGCGGTGGTCGTGGATCTGCCCGACCCCGACGACGTCAGCACCGCCAAGCTGTACTCGGTGGAGTTCTACGGCCTGGTCCGCCAGGCCATGGCCGAGGACGCGCGGGCCGTGGTGCAGGCGGGATCGCCGTACTTCGCGTCCCGCGCCTACTGGAGCGTGGGGGAGAGCCTGCGCGAGGCCGGGCTGCACACCACGCCCTACAACGTGGACGTGCCCAGCTTCGGCAACTGGGGGTTCTTCCTGGCCCGCACCGACCGGGCGCCGGAGCTGGGCCTCGCCGCCGACGCCCCCGAGACCGGGTTCCTGGACGAGGCGGTCCTGGCCGCCGCCCAGGTCTTCCCCAAGGACCGCCGGCCCGGCGCGGAAGGCGAGGCCCAGCCCTCCACCCTGCTCAACCCGCGCATCATCGACTACCACCAGGACGCCTGGAAGGGGTACTGA
- a CDS encoding acyl-CoA dehydrogenase — translation MSQRDDAATVDTEALRELLDGRWAEVRRSARELLRGPEFAPRYGLGMEEHRARVSEQMRRLAETDFARYGFAPAYGGAGNVGGSVVAFEMLVCDLSLMVKMGVQWGLFGGAIQALGTERHHAAYLPGVMSLEIPGCFAMTETGHGSDVQGLRTTATFDPDTDEFVVHTPDEAARKDYIGNAARDGQLAVVFAQLVTGGERHGVHALLVPVRDGSGRPIPGVRIEDCGPKAGLNGVDNGRLWFDHVRVPRTALLNRYGDVAADGSYSSPIDNPNRRFFTMLGTLVQGRVSVAGGAGTAAKAALAIAVRYGEARRQFARPDGGGEVVLLDYLTHQRRLLPAVARTYALHFAQEELVSRLHDNLTTKPLDERGQRELEARAAGLKAVATWHATRTIQECREACGGAGYLSENRLPQLRADTDVFTTFEGDNTVLLQLVGKSLLTNYRQEFGSLDTLGTAKFVAGQFLGTVIERTAARSFLDRLRQAAPGRDGNADLFDREWQRELLEDREAHVLEGLARRLRGTSSSDAFAAFNGVLDHVLLAARAHVDRLVFEAFTEGIGRVRDEGTRRVLERLCDLFVLSLAEEERAWFLEHERFTPARAKAVTSAVNSLCRRLRPHARALVDGFGLPDEWLGAPIALGAEEARQDAQARARVPVGAEI, via the coding sequence ATGTCACAGCGTGACGATGCGGCGACGGTCGATACCGAGGCCCTGCGCGAACTGCTGGACGGCCGGTGGGCCGAGGTGCGCCGAAGCGCCCGGGAACTGCTGCGCGGCCCCGAGTTCGCGCCCCGGTACGGACTGGGGATGGAGGAGCACCGCGCCCGGGTGAGTGAGCAGATGCGCAGGCTCGCCGAGACGGACTTCGCCCGCTACGGGTTCGCGCCCGCCTACGGCGGCGCCGGTAACGTCGGCGGTTCCGTGGTCGCCTTCGAGATGCTGGTCTGCGACCTGTCGCTGATGGTGAAGATGGGTGTGCAGTGGGGCCTGTTCGGCGGGGCGATCCAGGCGCTGGGCACCGAACGGCACCACGCCGCCTACCTGCCGGGGGTGATGTCGCTGGAGATCCCCGGGTGCTTCGCGATGACCGAGACGGGGCACGGCTCGGACGTGCAGGGGCTGCGCACCACCGCGACGTTCGACCCGGACACCGACGAGTTCGTGGTGCACACCCCCGACGAGGCCGCCCGCAAGGACTACATCGGCAACGCCGCCCGCGACGGCCAGTTGGCGGTGGTGTTCGCGCAGCTCGTCACGGGTGGGGAGCGGCACGGCGTGCACGCGCTGCTGGTACCGGTCCGCGACGGGTCGGGGCGGCCGATACCGGGGGTGCGCATCGAGGACTGCGGCCCCAAGGCGGGGCTGAACGGCGTGGACAACGGCCGCCTGTGGTTCGACCACGTCCGGGTGCCGCGCACCGCGCTGCTCAACCGGTACGGTGACGTGGCCGCGGACGGCTCCTACTCCAGCCCCATCGACAACCCCAACCGGCGGTTCTTCACGATGCTGGGCACCCTGGTGCAGGGCCGGGTCAGTGTGGCGGGCGGCGCGGGCACGGCGGCGAAGGCGGCGCTGGCGATCGCCGTCCGCTACGGCGAGGCCCGCCGCCAGTTCGCCCGCCCCGACGGCGGCGGAGAGGTGGTGCTGCTGGACTACCTCACCCACCAGCGCCGCCTGCTGCCCGCCGTGGCCCGAACCTACGCGCTGCACTTCGCGCAGGAGGAACTCGTGTCGCGGCTGCACGACAATCTGACGACCAAACCGCTGGACGAGCGCGGCCAGCGGGAACTGGAGGCGCGCGCCGCCGGGTTGAAGGCGGTCGCGACCTGGCACGCCACCCGCACCATCCAGGAGTGCCGGGAGGCGTGCGGCGGCGCGGGCTACCTGTCGGAGAACCGGCTGCCGCAGCTTCGGGCGGACACCGACGTGTTCACCACCTTCGAGGGCGACAACACGGTGCTGCTGCAACTGGTGGGCAAGAGCCTGCTCACCAACTACCGGCAGGAGTTCGGCAGCCTGGACACCCTGGGCACGGCGAAGTTCGTGGCCGGGCAGTTCCTGGGCACGGTCATCGAGCGCACCGCGGCCCGCTCCTTCCTGGACCGGCTGCGGCAGGCCGCGCCCGGCCGCGACGGGAACGCCGACCTGTTCGACCGGGAATGGCAGCGCGAACTGCTGGAGGACCGGGAGGCGCACGTGCTGGAGGGGCTGGCGCGGCGGCTGCGCGGCACGTCGTCCTCCGACGCCTTCGCCGCGTTCAACGGCGTGCTGGACCACGTGCTGCTGGCGGCGCGCGCCCACGTGGACCGGCTGGTGTTCGAGGCGTTCACGGAGGGGATCGGACGGGTCCGCGACGAGGGGACGCGCCGGGTGCTGGAACGGCTGTGCGACCTGTTCGTGCTGTCACTGGCCGAGGAGGAGCGCGCCTGGTTCCTGGAGCACGAGCGGTTCACGCCCGCCCGCGCCAAGGCGGTCACCTCCGCGGTGAACTCGCTGTGCCGGAGGCTGCGGCCGCACGCCCGCGCCCTGGTGGACGGTTTCGGGCTGCCCGACGAGTGGCTGGGCGCACCGATCGCGCTGGGCGCGGAGGAGGCCCGCCAGGACGCGCAGGCGCGGGCGCGGGTGCCGGTCGGGGCCGAGATCTGA
- a CDS encoding MFS transporter, protein MTPPPAVPAADGTAAAGAAALLAHRPWRRWVPTSALSRVPMAMAPLAVLLLGEHATGSLTSGVFLAGVFSLFSGAPGPFVGRLLDRFEMRRGLLWSLVAAAGSTILLLATAALGAPLWLYVLLCALQGLSMAGLLGGMRALLLVVAPPGNLRRAHFAESLMVELSAVLGPLLVGALALLGGADAALAGTALLCAAAGWAMRSAPALPPAPAAAATPLLPAVPVLRISLLVLCVSTGYGVLTANIPQRMADYGLTSTHATWVTAVFSTGACLGGVLASLRPLSADRAAAGTPLLLLASAAISLPAGLAQTVGGYAAALFASALLLVPLNGILVTRVEAELGLRRRAEGFSYFGAAATAGGSLGYLAASALAPLTTADRIAFLAPALHLALAGVLGAALISRGTPRARSTATEPTEGVSVSTLPSAPSPTESTSPRDEESRLRRELAAVYRLVAHFRMTDLVFTHISVRLPGPDHHFLINPYGLLFEEITASSLVRIDLEGRPVEPTPHPVNPAGFVIHSAVHAARADAHCVLHTHTRAGCAVAALEEGLLPVNQMSLEFHGRVGYHDYEGIALNLDEQRRLVADLGDHPALVLRNHGLLTVGRTPAEAFLRMYYLERACQIQVTAQAAGRLRLPSEEVCAYTARQFSGEAASDLTDDNGSELAWRALLRLLDRIAPDYGD, encoded by the coding sequence GTGACGCCCCCTCCGGCCGTCCCCGCCGCGGACGGCACCGCGGCGGCCGGCGCCGCCGCCCTGCTGGCCCACCGTCCCTGGCGGCGGTGGGTCCCCACCTCGGCGCTCAGCCGCGTCCCGATGGCGATGGCCCCGCTGGCGGTGCTGCTCCTGGGCGAGCACGCCACCGGCTCACTGACCTCCGGAGTGTTCCTGGCCGGAGTGTTCTCGCTGTTCAGCGGAGCTCCCGGGCCGTTCGTCGGGCGGCTGCTGGACCGCTTCGAGATGCGGCGGGGGCTGCTGTGGAGCCTGGTGGCGGCCGCGGGGTCGACCATCCTGCTGCTCGCCACGGCAGCCCTCGGCGCCCCGCTGTGGCTGTACGTCCTGCTGTGCGCGCTCCAGGGGCTGAGCATGGCGGGCCTGCTGGGCGGGATGCGCGCGCTGCTGCTGGTGGTCGCCCCGCCGGGGAACCTGCGCCGCGCCCACTTCGCGGAGTCGCTGATGGTGGAGCTCTCCGCCGTCCTGGGGCCGCTCCTGGTGGGCGCGCTCGCGCTGCTGGGCGGGGCGGACGCGGCCCTGGCCGGAACGGCTCTGCTGTGCGCCGCCGCGGGGTGGGCGATGCGTTCGGCCCCCGCGCTGCCTCCGGCGCCCGCCGCGGCCGCGACTCCTCTGCTGCCCGCCGTGCCCGTGCTGCGGATCTCACTGCTGGTGCTGTGCGTGAGCACCGGGTACGGCGTGCTCACGGCCAACATCCCGCAGCGCATGGCCGACTACGGGCTCACCTCCACCCACGCGACCTGGGTCACCGCGGTCTTCTCCACCGGCGCCTGCCTCGGCGGCGTCCTGGCGAGCCTGCGCCCGCTGTCCGCGGACCGGGCCGCGGCGGGCACGCCTCTGCTGTTGCTGGCCTCCGCCGCGATCAGTCTGCCCGCCGGGCTGGCCCAGACGGTGGGCGGCTACGCGGCCGCGCTGTTCGCCTCGGCGCTGCTGCTGGTGCCGCTCAACGGGATCCTGGTCACCCGGGTCGAGGCGGAACTGGGCCTGCGCCGCCGCGCCGAGGGCTTCTCCTACTTCGGGGCCGCCGCCACGGCCGGAGGCTCCCTCGGCTACCTCGCCGCCAGCGCTCTGGCACCCCTGACCACCGCCGACCGCATCGCGTTCCTGGCTCCCGCCCTCCACCTGGCCCTGGCCGGTGTCCTGGGGGCGGCGCTCATCTCCCGCGGGACGCCGCGCGCCCGTTCGACCGCGACCGAACCGACCGAAGGAGTCTCCGTGTCCACGCTTCCGTCCGCCCCTTCCCCCACCGAGTCGACGTCCCCGCGCGACGAGGAGTCGCGGCTGCGCCGCGAACTCGCCGCCGTCTACCGGCTCGTCGCCCACTTCCGGATGACCGACCTGGTCTTCACACACATCTCGGTGCGGCTGCCCGGCCCCGACCACCACTTCCTGATCAACCCCTACGGTCTGCTGTTCGAGGAGATCACCGCCTCCTCGCTGGTCAGGATCGACCTGGAGGGGCGGCCGGTGGAGCCCACCCCGCACCCGGTGAACCCGGCGGGCTTCGTCATCCACAGCGCCGTGCACGCCGCGCGCGCGGACGCCCACTGCGTCCTGCACACCCACACCCGCGCCGGGTGCGCGGTCGCCGCCCTGGAGGAGGGCCTGCTGCCGGTCAACCAGATGTCGCTGGAGTTCCACGGGCGGGTCGGCTACCACGACTACGAGGGGATCGCGCTCAACCTCGACGAGCAGCGGCGCCTGGTCGCCGACCTGGGCGACCACCCGGCGCTGGTCCTGCGCAACCACGGCCTGCTCACGGTGGGGCGGACCCCGGCCGAGGCGTTCCTGCGCATGTACTACCTGGAGCGCGCCTGCCAGATCCAGGTGACCGCGCAGGCCGCCGGACGGCTGCGCCTGCCGTCGGAGGAGGTCTGCGCCTACACGGCCCGGCAGTTCTCCGGCGAGGCCGCCAGCGACCTGACCGACGACAACGGCTCGGAACTGGCCTGGCGGGCCCTGCTGCGGCTGCTCGACCGGATCGCCCCCGACTACGGGGACTGA